The following proteins are co-located in the Bordetella bronchialis genome:
- a CDS encoding LysR family transcriptional regulator, giving the protein MAIEVTLRQLRAFLAVLECGSFSEAADTMHLSQAALSGLVKELESRLGVRLLDRNTRSVGASAVGSAFEPMVRRVLADLDEALAGVSNLKALRRGVVRVAAPEPLSCTLLPELISDYGDAYPGIEVRFDDVPIEQVLAHLHNGSADIGFGPAGVLTDEAIEAHVIRADPLWAALRPDDPLAAQESVTWKSLRERPLINYMPNLAVNVLSKLPPRNHPRDILPVHRVNTALSLLRVRPGYVICPSMARALVEGFGLAFRPIRQPTVTWRVAIFVRPRSALSPAVERFLDFTLEAARGWGDDHGATPASR; this is encoded by the coding sequence ATGGCGATCGAGGTCACGCTCAGGCAGTTGCGCGCCTTCCTGGCCGTGCTGGAATGCGGCAGCTTTTCCGAAGCGGCCGACACCATGCATTTATCGCAGGCGGCGCTCAGCGGCCTGGTCAAGGAACTGGAAAGCCGGCTGGGCGTGCGGCTGCTGGATCGCAACACGCGCAGCGTGGGCGCTTCCGCGGTGGGCAGCGCCTTCGAGCCCATGGTGCGGCGCGTACTGGCGGACCTGGACGAGGCCCTGGCCGGCGTCAGCAATCTGAAGGCGCTGCGCCGCGGCGTGGTCCGCGTGGCGGCGCCCGAGCCCTTGTCCTGCACGCTGCTGCCGGAATTGATTTCAGACTATGGGGACGCCTACCCCGGCATCGAAGTCCGCTTCGACGATGTGCCCATCGAACAGGTCCTGGCGCATCTGCACAACGGCAGCGCCGACATCGGCTTCGGCCCGGCCGGCGTGCTGACGGACGAGGCGATCGAAGCCCACGTCATCCGCGCCGACCCGCTCTGGGCCGCGCTGCGGCCGGACGACCCCTTGGCGGCACAGGAATCGGTCACGTGGAAGTCCCTTCGGGAGCGTCCGCTGATCAACTACATGCCCAACCTGGCGGTGAACGTGCTGAGCAAGCTGCCGCCGCGCAACCACCCCCGGGACATACTGCCGGTGCACCGCGTGAACACCGCCCTGTCGCTGCTGCGCGTCCGCCCGGGCTATGTCATCTGTCCTTCCATGGCCCGCGCGCTGGTGGAGGGGTTCGGATTGGCGTTCCGGCCCATCCGGCAGCCGACCGTCACGTGGCGGGTCGCCATTTTCGTGCGGCCGCGCAGCGCGCTGTCGCCGGCGGTGGAGCGGTTCCTGGATTTCACGCTGGAGGCGGCGCGCGGCTGGGGCGACGACCACGGCGCCACGCCGGCATCGCGGTAG
- a CDS encoding Bug family tripartite tricarboxylate transporter substrate binding protein: protein MKISRRALLGTAAAGLCAGWAPRVLAQAEWPARPVRIISPYGVGGPNDLSARLFAEYLGRGLGQSFIVENKAGAGTRLGNEFVAHAPADGYTILYAAAPYSTLEALYGKLGYDPRKDLTPIAMAATVPLFLVVNAQSPAKTAQELIAYGKTLPNGLTFGTPGTGSLPHLAAELFLRDAGVKGLTVQYRGDVPAYTDLLAGRLDGTLTAITAALPHVQSGRLRVLGVASTARSKIYPDAPTLSEQGLPNVVASGWYGFMAPAGTPAAIVGRLDKEINTALRDADIQRKLLAQGMEPYPGSAAEFQKFIDAEMKKWGEVIQKAGIKGE from the coding sequence ATGAAAATCAGCCGTCGGGCGCTGCTGGGCACGGCCGCCGCGGGACTTTGCGCGGGATGGGCGCCGCGCGTATTGGCGCAGGCGGAGTGGCCGGCGCGCCCTGTCCGGATCATCTCGCCCTATGGCGTGGGCGGTCCCAACGATCTGTCGGCGCGCCTGTTCGCCGAATACCTGGGCCGCGGCCTGGGCCAGTCTTTCATCGTGGAGAACAAGGCCGGGGCCGGCACCCGGCTGGGCAATGAATTCGTCGCCCACGCACCGGCCGACGGCTACACCATCCTGTACGCGGCCGCGCCCTACTCCACGCTGGAAGCGCTGTACGGCAAGCTGGGCTACGACCCGCGCAAGGATCTGACGCCCATCGCCATGGCCGCGACGGTGCCGCTGTTCCTGGTGGTCAATGCGCAATCGCCGGCCAAGACCGCACAGGAGCTGATCGCTTACGGCAAGACCCTGCCCAACGGCCTGACCTTCGGCACGCCCGGCACCGGCTCGTTGCCGCACCTGGCGGCCGAGTTGTTCCTGCGGGATGCGGGCGTGAAGGGCCTGACGGTGCAATATCGAGGGGACGTTCCCGCCTACACGGACCTGCTCGCCGGCCGTCTCGATGGCACGCTGACCGCCATCACCGCGGCCTTGCCGCATGTGCAGAGCGGCAGGCTGCGCGTGCTGGGCGTGGCGTCTACCGCGCGCAGCAAGATCTATCCCGACGCGCCCACCTTGAGCGAGCAAGGGCTGCCCAACGTGGTCGCTTCGGGCTGGTACGGCTTCATGGCGCCCGCCGGCACGCCAGCCGCCATCGTCGGCCGCCTCGACAAGGAGATCAACACCGCGCTGCGGGACGCGGATATCCAGCGCAAGCTGCTGGCCCAGGGCATGGAGCCCTATCCCGGCAGTGCCGCGGAGTTCCAGAAGTTCATCGACGCCGAAATGAAGAAGTGGGGCGAGGTGATCCAGAAGGCGGGCATCAAGGGCGAGTAA
- a CDS encoding tautomerase family protein: MPYVNIKVTREGTSPGASATTPEQKAALIQGVSQLLLDVMGKPLNSTFVVIDEVEMENWGVGGVPVQEYRERQRQALTRP, from the coding sequence ATGCCCTATGTGAATATCAAAGTGACGCGCGAAGGCACGTCCCCGGGCGCCAGCGCCACCACGCCGGAACAGAAGGCGGCGCTGATCCAGGGCGTGAGCCAGTTGCTGCTCGATGTGATGGGCAAGCCGCTGAATAGCACCTTCGTGGTGATCGACGAAGTCGAAATGGAAAACTGGGGCGTCGGCGGCGTCCCGGTGCAGGAATACCGCGAGCGCCAGCGCCAGGCGCTTACTCGCCCTTGA
- a CDS encoding SDR family NAD(P)-dependent oxidoreductase produces the protein MNTERKVAIITGASQGIGAGLVQAYRDQGYAVVANSRNIKAGSDDGVIAVPGHIGDRDVARQVVDTALDRYGRVDTLINNAGIFVSKPFTEYTAEDFRNVIDVNLGGFFHVTQFALAPMLKQERGHIVQITTALVDQPLAGVPAGLASLTKGGLASVTRGLAIEYARQGVRVNAVAPGIIRTPMHAPETHEFLNGLHPVGRMGDIQDIVDAVLYLERAGFVTGETIDVDGGQHAGRW, from the coding sequence ATGAACACGGAACGCAAAGTCGCCATCATCACGGGCGCGTCGCAAGGCATCGGCGCGGGCCTCGTCCAGGCCTATCGCGACCAGGGTTATGCGGTCGTCGCCAACTCCCGCAATATCAAGGCCGGATCGGACGACGGCGTGATCGCGGTGCCGGGCCACATCGGCGACCGCGATGTCGCCCGGCAAGTGGTCGATACCGCGCTGGATCGCTACGGCCGCGTCGATACGCTGATCAATAACGCCGGTATCTTCGTCAGCAAGCCCTTTACCGAGTACACGGCCGAAGACTTCAGGAACGTGATCGACGTGAACCTGGGCGGCTTTTTCCACGTCACGCAATTCGCGCTGGCGCCGATGCTCAAACAGGAGCGCGGCCATATCGTGCAGATCACCACCGCCCTGGTGGACCAGCCCCTGGCCGGCGTGCCGGCGGGGCTGGCCAGCCTGACCAAGGGCGGCCTGGCCTCGGTGACGCGCGGACTCGCCATCGAATACGCCCGCCAGGGCGTGCGGGTGAACGCTGTCGCGCCCGGGATCATCAGGACGCCCATGCATGCCCCGGAGACGCACGAATTCCTGAACGGTTTGCATCCGGTCGGCCGCATGGGGGATATCCAGGATATCGTCGATGCCGTTCTATACCTGGAGCGGGCCGGCTTCGTGACCGGCGAAACGATAGACGTCGACGGCGGCCAGCACGCCGGCCGGTGGTAA
- a CDS encoding LysR family transcriptional regulator: MAEKKRTEVDWEDVRVFLALGRHGSLSAAARALAVNHATIARRIQSLEATLGDKLVERRPEGYILTPAGRRALTAASDMDSAVQTLGRGGPDEAPRGLVRVNASPALALGFLIARLSRLPVLHPGLDIDLGTDLRAISLERHEADIAIRLGRPQDGDFIAKQAGAMAYGFYGTPALCQQVEEGAPPVFVGFDEANAYLPDAVWLSRAFPQGRVAFRAHNQYAQAISARSGVGLAMLPHYIGRTEPGLRRCALEPAMPPREIWILMRRQDRANLAVRTVVDELLRIFEEARALFED; encoded by the coding sequence ATGGCTGAGAAAAAACGCACAGAGGTCGATTGGGAGGACGTTCGCGTCTTTCTCGCGCTGGGCCGCCATGGCAGCCTTTCCGCCGCCGCGCGGGCCCTGGCGGTGAACCACGCCACCATCGCCCGCCGCATCCAGTCGCTGGAAGCCACGCTGGGGGACAAGCTGGTCGAACGCCGCCCGGAGGGCTACATCCTGACCCCGGCCGGCAGGCGTGCCCTGACCGCGGCCAGCGACATGGATAGTGCCGTGCAGACCCTGGGCCGTGGCGGACCGGACGAGGCGCCGCGCGGACTGGTCCGCGTCAACGCGTCGCCCGCCCTGGCGCTGGGCTTCCTGATTGCCAGGCTGTCGCGGCTGCCCGTGCTGCATCCCGGCCTGGACATCGACCTGGGCACCGATCTGCGTGCCATCAGCCTGGAACGCCACGAGGCGGACATCGCCATACGGCTGGGCCGTCCGCAGGACGGCGACTTCATCGCCAAGCAGGCCGGGGCCATGGCCTATGGCTTCTACGGTACGCCGGCCCTGTGCCAGCAAGTAGAAGAGGGCGCGCCGCCGGTTTTCGTTGGCTTCGACGAGGCCAACGCCTATCTGCCCGACGCCGTCTGGCTGTCGCGCGCGTTTCCCCAGGGGCGCGTGGCCTTTCGCGCCCACAACCAGTACGCGCAGGCCATCTCGGCGCGCTCGGGGGTGGGGCTGGCCATGCTGCCGCACTACATCGGCCGCACCGAGCCCGGGCTGCGCCGCTGCGCGCTGGAACCGGCCATGCCGCCGCGCGAAATATGGATATTGATGCGGCGGCAGGACCGGGCCAATCTGGCGGTCCGGACCGTCGTGGATGAACTGCTGCGGATATTCGAGGAAGCGCGCGCCTTGTTCGAGGATTGA
- a CDS encoding TonB-dependent receptor — protein MKQLTPIAAAVLAVFAAPVPAYAQQAAAPTPSMATASGGPTVSPPISAAALPAPAPASGNVATAATLDTVHVNGDAPTDDFNTDRVSLPRLGTDLHDIPQSVTVVNKALMQSQGANSLQDALRNVAGITLGAAEGGTIGNNINLNGFSARTDIYLDGFRDRGQYYRDTFDLDEVEVLMGPSSMLFGRGSTGGVINQVSKKPKLADFTDVSGSVTTNGLLRSTVDTNMQLSETSAFRFNGMAQNGDATTRDQSHVKDFGAAPSFKFGIGTPTEVTLSALLQHNDDMADYGVQSVNGHPAGVDRDTAYGFHDDRTMQDIAMLNASVQHKFTPDVVLRNQTQYNNVRTDARETAPQSVGTIGPSGFQQLPAGNVTNLPLDDLWVLQQSHDRVIHDESIFNQTELTTKFSTGSVKHKLLTGVEIGHDHYSNQAYSRTGTCDGFTLNTGFVGCTQMVDPQHTSADLPEVPGNFATGSANTVGIYANDSIELTKQFKLVGGLRWDRYEATVTNSMPRSTTPANADQTVHYTSVRAGAIWQPSDWQSYYISYGTSFNPSLEQLTGTVGQDDLQPETNKSYEAGGKWDLLDGNLSLNSAIFQIKKENARTQISPGVFELDGTVRVNGVRAGASGHLTKQWQVYAAYTYLDAEITQAKDGTQGNTPANTPKNTFNFWTTYQLLQNWEVGGGAVYTSSRYAANTDAVEVGGYTRWDGTVAWHQPKYDVRLNLFNIFDKKYYDALIPSDGGRAVPGTGRTAMLTVTYHMQ, from the coding sequence ATGAAGCAGCTCACCCCAATCGCGGCCGCGGTCCTGGCCGTATTCGCTGCCCCTGTCCCGGCCTATGCGCAGCAAGCCGCGGCGCCGACGCCGTCCATGGCAACGGCATCTGGCGGCCCGACGGTATCGCCGCCAATATCGGCTGCCGCACTGCCGGCACCCGCGCCCGCATCGGGCAACGTTGCCACGGCCGCTACGCTGGATACCGTTCACGTCAATGGCGATGCCCCCACGGACGACTTCAACACCGACCGGGTTTCATTGCCTCGCCTTGGCACCGACCTGCATGACATCCCGCAATCGGTGACAGTGGTCAACAAGGCCCTGATGCAATCGCAGGGCGCGAACTCCCTGCAAGACGCGCTGCGCAACGTGGCGGGCATTACGCTGGGCGCGGCGGAAGGCGGCACGATAGGGAACAACATCAACCTGAACGGCTTTTCCGCGCGCACCGATATCTACCTGGACGGCTTCCGCGATCGCGGCCAGTACTACCGCGACACCTTCGACCTGGACGAGGTGGAAGTGTTGATGGGCCCGTCGTCCATGCTGTTCGGCCGGGGATCGACGGGCGGCGTCATCAACCAGGTCAGCAAGAAACCCAAGCTGGCCGATTTCACGGACGTCAGCGGCTCCGTGACCACCAACGGCCTGCTGCGGTCGACGGTGGATACCAATATGCAGTTGTCGGAGACCTCCGCCTTCCGTTTCAACGGCATGGCGCAGAACGGCGACGCCACGACGCGCGACCAGTCCCATGTGAAGGATTTCGGTGCGGCGCCTTCGTTCAAGTTCGGCATCGGCACGCCTACCGAAGTGACGCTATCGGCGCTGCTGCAGCATAACGACGATATGGCGGACTACGGCGTGCAGTCGGTCAACGGCCATCCCGCCGGCGTGGACCGCGATACCGCGTATGGCTTCCATGATGACCGCACCATGCAGGACATCGCGATGCTCAACGCGTCGGTCCAGCACAAGTTCACGCCCGACGTCGTGCTGCGCAACCAGACGCAGTACAACAACGTCCGCACCGACGCGCGCGAGACCGCGCCGCAGTCGGTGGGCACGATCGGGCCCAGCGGCTTCCAGCAGCTTCCCGCCGGCAACGTCACCAATCTGCCGCTGGACGACCTGTGGGTCCTGCAGCAAAGCCACGACCGCGTCATCCACGACGAATCCATCTTCAACCAGACCGAACTGACGACCAAGTTCTCCACCGGTTCCGTGAAGCACAAGCTGCTGACCGGCGTGGAGATCGGCCATGACCACTACAGCAACCAGGCCTATTCCCGCACCGGCACCTGCGACGGCTTCACGCTGAACACCGGTTTTGTCGGCTGCACCCAGATGGTGGACCCGCAGCATACCTCCGCGGACCTGCCCGAAGTGCCGGGTAACTTCGCCACGGGCTCCGCCAACACGGTCGGCATTTACGCCAACGATTCCATCGAGCTGACCAAGCAGTTCAAGCTGGTGGGCGGCCTGCGCTGGGACCGCTACGAGGCCACCGTCACCAACTCCATGCCGCGCAGCACGACGCCCGCCAATGCCGACCAGACGGTGCACTACACCAGTGTGCGGGCCGGCGCCATCTGGCAGCCCAGCGACTGGCAGTCCTACTACATCTCCTACGGCACATCCTTCAACCCCTCGCTGGAGCAGTTGACGGGCACGGTGGGACAGGACGATCTGCAGCCGGAGACGAACAAGTCGTACGAGGCTGGCGGCAAGTGGGATTTGCTGGACGGCAATCTCTCGCTGAACTCGGCGATCTTCCAGATCAAGAAAGAGAACGCCCGCACGCAGATCAGCCCGGGCGTCTTCGAGCTGGACGGCACGGTGCGCGTGAACGGCGTGCGCGCGGGCGCGTCGGGGCACCTGACCAAACAATGGCAGGTCTACGCCGCCTACACCTACCTGGACGCGGAAATCACCCAGGCCAAGGACGGCACGCAGGGCAACACGCCCGCCAACACGCCCAAGAATACCTTCAACTTCTGGACTACCTATCAGCTCCTGCAGAACTGGGAGGTGGGCGGCGGCGCGGTGTATACCTCGTCCCGCTACGCGGCCAACACCGATGCCGTGGAGGTGGGCGGATACACGCGCTGGGACGGTACGGTGGCCTGGCACCAGCCCAAGTACGACGTGCGCCTGAACCTGTTCAATATCTTCGATAAAAAGTACTACGATGCGCTGATCCCGTCGGACGGCGGCCGCGCGGTGCCGGGCACCGGCCGCACCGCCATGCTGACGGTCACCTACCACATGCAATAA
- a CDS encoding Fe2+-dependent dioxygenase: MLITIPKVLDTAQVQAIREILDKAGDAWVDGRVSAGYQGAAVKFNQQIDERSEAAHHVQQIVLGAVERNPAFISAVLPNVAYPPMINRYGAGMTFGAHVDGGVRIHPHTGRKVRTDVSITLFLSDAAEYDGGELQVHDTYGLHSVKLDAGDMVVYPATSLHQVTPITRGIRLGCFFWVQSLIREDARRALLYDMDNAIQRLNETQADAVARAKLVGCYHNLLREWSET, translated from the coding sequence ATGCTGATCACCATACCGAAGGTGCTGGATACGGCACAGGTCCAGGCCATACGCGAAATCCTGGACAAGGCCGGCGACGCCTGGGTGGATGGCAGGGTGTCGGCCGGCTACCAGGGTGCGGCGGTCAAGTTCAACCAGCAGATCGACGAGCGATCGGAGGCCGCGCACCATGTGCAGCAGATCGTGCTGGGCGCGGTGGAGCGCAACCCGGCCTTTATCAGCGCCGTGCTGCCCAATGTCGCCTATCCGCCCATGATCAACCGCTATGGCGCCGGCATGACCTTCGGCGCGCACGTGGACGGCGGGGTGCGCATCCACCCCCACACCGGCCGCAAGGTGCGCACCGACGTGTCCATCACCTTGTTCCTGAGCGATGCGGCGGAATACGACGGCGGCGAGCTGCAGGTGCATGACACCTACGGGCTGCACAGCGTCAAGCTGGATGCGGGCGACATGGTGGTCTACCCGGCCACCAGCCTGCACCAGGTCACGCCGATCACGCGCGGCATCCGGCTAGGCTGTTTCTTCTGGGTGCAGAGCCTGATCCGCGAAGACGCGCGGCGCGCGCTGCTATACGACATGGACAACGCCATCCAGCGTTTGAACGAGACACAGGCCGATGCCGTCGCCCGCGCCAAGCTGGTGGGTTGCTATCACAACCTGCTGCGCGAATGGAGCGAGACGTGA
- a CDS encoding Bug family tripartite tricarboxylate transporter substrate binding protein, whose translation MYFRRRQLATLLCISGLLPIATSAAAMELPYPRRPITIVAGYPPGGGLDTLARLLAKHLATAVGQKILIEYRPGAASNIAADAVARSAPDGYTLYISGRPNTIHKLMYAQLQYDFARDLAPVALLATVPYVVVVGKDAPIRGLDEVLALANTYPGMVTCGSAGVGTSSHLLCELFQQMSGTQLLHVPYRGAAPAIADLVGGRVDIQFSQLPTVLPYIRAGSVRAIATISPRRLPSLHQVPTIEEAGFPGLQLESWYGLMAPARTPATVIEKLNRSINAMLMDPDLHAAYVDLAYAAPLGPNTPDTLRDLISRETTTWTKVILQRNISPAH comes from the coding sequence ATGTACTTCCGTAGACGGCAGCTTGCGACGCTGCTTTGCATCAGCGGCCTGCTTCCCATCGCCACGTCCGCGGCTGCGATGGAATTGCCATATCCGCGGCGCCCCATCACTATCGTGGCCGGTTATCCGCCCGGGGGCGGCCTGGACACGCTCGCCAGACTCCTGGCCAAGCATCTGGCGACCGCTGTCGGCCAAAAGATCCTGATCGAATATCGTCCAGGCGCGGCCAGCAATATTGCCGCCGACGCCGTGGCTCGCTCCGCACCGGACGGCTACACCTTGTACATCAGTGGGCGCCCCAACACGATACACAAGTTGATGTACGCGCAGTTGCAATACGATTTCGCGCGGGATCTCGCGCCGGTGGCCCTGCTCGCCACCGTGCCGTATGTCGTCGTGGTTGGAAAGGACGCGCCCATACGTGGCTTGGACGAAGTCCTTGCTCTCGCGAACACCTATCCCGGGATGGTCACCTGCGGGTCGGCAGGCGTTGGCACCAGCTCCCATCTTTTATGCGAGCTCTTCCAGCAGATGTCAGGCACACAACTTTTGCACGTACCCTACCGAGGCGCGGCCCCGGCTATCGCGGACCTGGTAGGCGGCCGAGTGGATATCCAGTTCTCCCAATTGCCCACGGTACTCCCATATATCAGGGCGGGGTCCGTCCGCGCCATCGCGACTATCTCGCCGCGCAGACTGCCCTCGCTGCACCAGGTTCCCACCATCGAAGAGGCGGGCTTTCCGGGCTTGCAGCTTGAATCCTGGTACGGCTTGATGGCGCCGGCCAGAACGCCCGCGACGGTCATCGAAAAGCTGAACAGATCGATCAATGCGATGTTGATGGACCCCGATCTGCATGCCGCTTACGTGGACCTGGCTTATGCGGCGCCGCTGGGGCCGAATACGCCGGACACATTGCGCGACCTGATATCGCGCGAGACAACGACCTGGACCAAGGTGATTCTCCAGCGCAATATCTCGCCAGCGCACTAA
- the acnA gene encoding aconitate hydratase AcnA yields MTASISVGGRALRYTDIAAIAAQAGRDIHAFPYVIRVLLENLARHRAWGADVSEQELQSVLDWRSHTDAGLPLRVARVFLPDSSGLPVLQDLAALRDAVAKHGGDIDAVDARIPVDLIVDHSLQVTYWGDTQAVVRNMQYEFKQNAERYRFLKWAQQAFNGLRVFPPGTGIIHQVNLEFVSPVVQLQSRADGDWAYPDFVIGGDSHTPMINGIGVLGWGVGGIDAEAALLGHAYTFPVPEVVGVRLVGRIPPPALTTDGALLITQKLREFKVAGSMVEFFGPGVRELAVPERATIANMAPEYGATCGFFPVDAATIEYLKISGRDPDVVERVKAYCRANAFWRENPEETPPQFSRVLEIDLSETVPSMAGPRRPQDRLPLPAIPADFRARLHKPALEGGFAVPMDDDLPATALPADGDAPLRLPHGAVVLAAITSCTNTSNPAVMMAAGLVAKKAVERGMHVPEWVKTSLAPGSRTVTHYLQGAGLLQPLEALGFAVIGYGCTTCGGKSGSLPEPVVRAIERDGFVSVSVLSGNRNFEGRIHKLIRANYIGAPPMVVLYALAGRIDIDLDKEPIGRDRDGRPVFMRDVWPTPQEIQAVLPLANAREIFEAVYDPANLDIQTWREMDAPSGPRFPWDPQSLYLVDPPFFKDEPHGDSLAGLATALRQATVLAAFGDSLTTDHISPGGEIPLETPAGQYLADAGVPQREFNSYVARRCNFHVMTRATFGNIRIRNLLLEGEEGGDTLHFPDRRRMSIFDAANAYRQAGRSTIVIAGKEYGTGSSRDWAAKGTALLGVKAVIAESFERIHRANLIGMGVLPLAFKPGEGWRQLGLRGDETFGFENVEQGVRDGQTIRVTARGGDREIRFDTIPQVLTAAERRLMAEGGIPMSVLRGLLPDSVTAQSR; encoded by the coding sequence ATGACGGCATCCATCAGCGTTGGTGGGCGGGCGCTCCGCTACACCGATATCGCGGCGATCGCGGCGCAAGCCGGCCGCGACATCCATGCCTTCCCCTACGTGATCCGCGTGCTGCTGGAGAACCTGGCGCGCCATCGCGCCTGGGGCGCGGACGTTTCCGAGCAGGAGCTGCAATCCGTCCTGGACTGGCGCAGCCATACGGACGCCGGACTGCCCCTGCGCGTGGCGCGGGTGTTCCTGCCCGACTCCAGCGGCCTGCCCGTACTGCAAGACCTGGCGGCGCTGCGGGACGCGGTGGCGAAGCACGGTGGGGACATCGACGCCGTGGACGCACGCATCCCGGTGGACCTGATCGTGGACCATTCGCTCCAGGTCACCTACTGGGGCGACACGCAGGCCGTGGTCCGCAATATGCAGTATGAGTTCAAGCAGAATGCGGAGCGCTACCGCTTCCTGAAGTGGGCGCAGCAGGCCTTCAACGGGCTGCGCGTGTTTCCACCGGGCACCGGCATCATCCATCAGGTCAATCTGGAGTTCGTATCGCCCGTGGTGCAGCTCCAGTCCCGCGCCGATGGAGATTGGGCCTATCCGGATTTCGTGATCGGCGGCGATTCGCATACGCCCATGATCAATGGCATCGGCGTGCTGGGCTGGGGCGTGGGCGGCATCGATGCAGAGGCCGCGCTGCTGGGCCACGCCTATACCTTCCCGGTTCCCGAGGTGGTCGGCGTGCGGCTGGTGGGGCGCATTCCGCCGCCGGCGCTCACCACGGATGGCGCATTGCTGATCACGCAGAAGCTGCGGGAATTCAAGGTGGCCGGCAGCATGGTGGAATTCTTCGGCCCGGGCGTGCGCGAGCTGGCGGTGCCTGAACGGGCCACCATCGCGAATATGGCCCCGGAGTACGGCGCGACCTGTGGGTTCTTTCCCGTCGACGCGGCTACCATCGAGTACCTGAAGATCTCCGGCCGCGATCCCGACGTGGTCGAGCGCGTGAAGGCGTATTGCCGCGCCAACGCCTTCTGGCGCGAGAACCCGGAAGAAACGCCACCGCAATTCAGCCGCGTGCTGGAAATCGATCTGTCCGAAACAGTGCCTTCCATGGCGGGTCCGCGTCGTCCCCAGGATCGCCTGCCCCTGCCCGCCATCCCCGCCGACTTCCGCGCGCGGCTGCACAAGCCCGCACTGGAAGGCGGCTTCGCGGTGCCCATGGATGACGATCTGCCCGCGACCGCCTTGCCAGCCGATGGCGACGCCCCGCTGCGCCTGCCGCACGGGGCGGTCGTGCTGGCCGCCATCACCTCCTGCACCAATACCTCCAATCCGGCCGTAATGATGGCCGCCGGCCTGGTGGCGAAGAAGGCCGTGGAACGCGGCATGCATGTACCTGAATGGGTCAAGACCTCGCTCGCGCCGGGCTCGCGCACCGTTACGCACTATCTGCAAGGCGCGGGCCTGTTGCAGCCGCTGGAGGCGCTGGGCTTCGCCGTGATCGGCTACGGCTGCACGACCTGCGGTGGCAAGTCGGGATCGTTGCCCGAGCCGGTCGTGCGGGCCATCGAGCGCGACGGCTTCGTCTCGGTATCGGTGTTGTCCGGCAACCGCAACTTCGAGGGCCGTATCCACAAGCTGATCCGCGCCAACTATATCGGCGCGCCGCCGATGGTGGTGCTGTACGCCTTGGCGGGACGCATCGATATCGACCTGGACAAGGAGCCCATCGGCAGGGATCGCGACGGCCGGCCGGTTTTCATGCGGGATGTCTGGCCGACGCCGCAGGAAATCCAGGCCGTGCTGCCACTGGCGAACGCCCGCGAGATTTTCGAGGCGGTGTACGACCCCGCCAACCTCGACATCCAGACCTGGCGCGAGATGGATGCGCCGTCCGGCCCACGCTTTCCGTGGGATCCGCAATCGCTCTATCTGGTCGACCCGCCCTTCTTCAAGGACGAGCCGCATGGCGACAGCCTGGCCGGTCTTGCAACGGCGCTGCGGCAGGCCACGGTGTTGGCCGCCTTTGGCGATTCGCTGACGACCGACCATATCTCGCCTGGCGGGGAAATCCCGCTGGAGACGCCGGCCGGCCAGTACCTTGCCGATGCCGGCGTGCCGCAGCGCGAGTTCAACAGCTATGTGGCGCGCCGCTGCAACTTCCATGTGATGACGCGGGCCACCTTCGGCAACATCCGCATTCGCAACTTGCTGCTGGAGGGCGAGGAAGGCGGCGATACCCTGCACTTCCCGGATCGCAGGCGCATGAGCATTTTCGACGCGGCGAACGCGTACCGGCAGGCGGGCCGCTCCACCATCGTCATTGCCGGCAAGGAGTACGGCACCGGCAGCAGCCGCGACTGGGCCGCCAAGGGCACGGCGCTGCTGGGGGTGAAGGCCGTTATCGCGGAGTCCTTCGAGCGCATCCACCGCGCGAACCTGATCGGCATGGGCGTGTTGCCGCTGGCGTTCAAGCCTGGCGAAGGCTGGCGGCAGCTAGGCCTGCGTGGCGACGAGACGTTCGGCTTCGAGAACGTCGAGCAAGGCGTCCGCGACGGGCAGACCATACGCGTCACGGCTCGCGGGGGCGACCGGGAGATTCGTTTCGACACCATCCCGCAGGTGCTGACCGCGGCCGAACGGCGGCTGATGGCGGAAGGCGGCATCCCCATGAGCGTGTTGCGGGGATTGCTGCCGGACAGCGTTACGGCGCAATCCCGATAG